One part of the Clostridium thermosuccinogenes genome encodes these proteins:
- a CDS encoding NfeD family protein: MLYVYIGCFTFGMLYSLISAVLGGDGADGGADGIDLDVDAGGDGVDIPSPLNPLVIASAITAFGAAGLIAKLSFKLSDMVSSLLALGFAGLIGAVIFFGVVKLMYGAQSNSTFSMEDLIGIEAEVITPLPSNGLGEIAYIMNGVRYNMTAKSAYQKEIPRGEKVIVKEIAGNVAVVTQKVTIDEVDGMVEDMADRKTRRKMGEGQ; this comes from the coding sequence GTGCTTTACGTATATATCGGATGCTTCACTTTCGGAATGTTGTACTCCCTCATATCTGCGGTTCTGGGAGGAGACGGAGCAGATGGGGGTGCTGACGGCATAGACTTGGATGTTGATGCCGGCGGTGATGGCGTCGATATACCTTCCCCATTGAACCCGTTGGTTATTGCCAGCGCAATAACTGCGTTTGGAGCGGCAGGACTGATTGCAAAGCTGAGCTTTAAGCTTAGCGACATGGTAAGTTCGCTTTTAGCGTTAGGTTTTGCAGGGTTGATCGGGGCTGTGATATTTTTTGGAGTAGTAAAGCTGATGTACGGCGCTCAGTCCAATTCCACCTTTTCCATGGAGGATTTGATAGGTATTGAGGCAGAAGTGATAACACCCCTCCCAAGCAATGGACTGGGTGAGATAGCATACATAATGAACGGAGTAAGGTACAATATGACCGCCAAATCTGCATACCAAAAAGAAATACCAAGAGGAGAAAAAGTCATTGTGAAAGAGATTGCGGGAAATGTTGCTGTTGTAACACAGAAAGTCACAATAGATGAAGTGGACGGAATGGTAGAAGACATGGCAGACAGAAAGACCAGGCGTAAGATGGGCGAGGGGCAGTAA
- the rsmA gene encoding 16S rRNA (adenine(1518)-N(6)/adenine(1519)-N(6))-dimethyltransferase RsmA: protein MSTTKEIINKYNIRMTKSLGQNFLTDENIVRRIVDTAEVNKDDLVVEIGPGIGSMTRELCARAGKVVAVEIDKHLMPALTDNLKDFDNIDIINGDILKVDIRKDILEKYVATGAFKPGCFKVVANLPYYITTPIIMKLLEDEYGINLMVFMVQKEVADRMVAAPGGKDYGSLSVAVQYYSMAEKVFDVPPHCFIPQPDVYSSVVRLRVHEDPPVKVNDRAAFFKTVKAAFGQRRKTLLNALYNSGYFAKDKEQIREILKSKGLDENQRGETLTIEQFADLSNALEKNRHTN from the coding sequence ATGAGTACTACAAAGGAAATCATAAACAAATATAATATACGAATGACAAAATCTCTGGGTCAGAACTTTCTTACAGATGAGAATATTGTGCGGAGGATTGTCGATACGGCGGAGGTTAACAAAGACGATCTGGTTGTAGAGATAGGACCCGGAATCGGAAGCATGACAAGGGAGTTATGCGCCCGGGCAGGCAAAGTGGTTGCGGTGGAGATAGACAAGCATCTGATGCCTGCCCTTACAGACAATTTAAAAGACTTTGATAATATTGACATAATCAATGGAGATATTCTCAAGGTTGATATAAGGAAGGATATTCTTGAAAAATATGTCGCTACCGGAGCTTTCAAACCTGGATGCTTCAAAGTGGTAGCCAACCTTCCCTATTACATAACAACTCCCATTATAATGAAGCTTCTGGAAGACGAATATGGCATCAACCTTATGGTGTTCATGGTGCAGAAGGAGGTTGCCGACAGAATGGTTGCCGCACCCGGGGGAAAGGACTATGGTTCCCTGTCGGTTGCCGTACAGTACTATTCCATGGCAGAGAAGGTATTTGATGTACCTCCCCATTGCTTTATACCCCAACCGGATGTATATTCTTCGGTGGTACGGCTGAGGGTGCATGAAGATCCACCTGTTAAGGTTAATGACCGGGCGGCGTTTTTTAAGACAGTAAAGGCTGCCTTTGGGCAGAGAAGGAAGACTCTGCTCAATGCCCTCTATAATTCCGGATATTTTGCCAAGGACAAGGAGCAAATCCGGGAAATACTGAAAAGTAAGGGCTTAGATGAGAATCAAAGGGGAGAAACATTGACCATCGAACAGTTTGCCGATTTATCCAACGCATTAGAAAAAAACCGTCATACTAATTAA
- a CDS encoding DUF4367 domain-containing protein, with protein MEPKVDKPHCPNEKDNNKDIIKEILSEKEDDAAVRDKLYRMLYEASLVDEEHMDTDFIDECVKTIGMMEGDEQHIPEEKIQAMRQNIDRRYKEWHKAQHRRRLRKLSAQIAACLVLVLFATSFVANALGYNLIQMTVRWGKDTFNISIQSQLLEQESSDFEGTGNIAHSEIFNSIEKTFADIESKPSLPEWVPEGFAFKYAERFIRKDSTNVLLHYMDNANKIIIFDFTIFNGGNGAQLDAAFEKDDSPVQVYEKNGIKYYIMKNISQAQAVWSNLNITYSINGDITVEEMKKIIDSMYGG; from the coding sequence ATGGAACCTAAAGTGGATAAGCCCCACTGCCCCAATGAAAAAGACAATAATAAAGATATTATCAAAGAAATCCTTTCAGAAAAGGAGGATGATGCTGCTGTCAGGGATAAACTGTATCGAATGCTGTACGAAGCTTCATTAGTGGATGAAGAGCATATGGATACCGACTTTATTGACGAATGTGTAAAAACCATTGGCATGATGGAAGGTGATGAACAGCATATACCTGAGGAAAAAATTCAAGCCATGCGGCAAAATATCGACCGCAGGTATAAAGAATGGCATAAGGCTCAACATAGGCGACGGCTCAGGAAATTATCGGCTCAAATTGCAGCCTGCCTGGTCCTGGTTCTTTTTGCAACATCCTTTGTAGCCAATGCCTTGGGTTATAATCTGATACAGATGACGGTACGCTGGGGGAAGGATACATTTAATATATCCATCCAAAGTCAACTGTTAGAACAGGAAAGCAGTGATTTTGAAGGCACTGGGAACATAGCCCATAGTGAAATTTTCAACAGCATCGAGAAGACTTTTGCAGATATTGAATCAAAACCCAGCTTGCCGGAGTGGGTTCCCGAAGGATTTGCTTTTAAGTATGCCGAGAGGTTTATCAGAAAAGACAGCACAAATGTGCTTTTGCATTATATGGACAATGCAAATAAAATAATCATTTTTGATTTTACCATTTTTAATGGAGGCAATGGAGCACAACTGGACGCTGCCTTTGAAAAGGATGACAGCCCGGTTCAGGTTTATGAGAAAAACGGCATTAAGTATTACATTATGAAAAATATTAGTCAGGCCCAGGCAGTATGGAGCAATTTGAACATAACTTATAGCATCAACGGTGATATCACGGTCGAGGAAATGAAAAAAATTATAGATTCTATGTATGGAGGTTAA
- a CDS encoding M28 family peptidase has product MKPNQSKTICKIIICLLAISIAITACDTVSPSNQIEQAMDKQSLQQETQSHDDKASSSEISIIPSIEDMMETINTLCKSARPVGSSEEKNACCFLEETLSSYGYEVHVQTFPYETATLSAFNHDAFWDINGDRKDGDSQNLIAVKKADSDYEDSSIIIISAHYDSSENSPGANDNGSGVAVLLEIAKLIKNLPSNKEIRFILFGGEENALYGSRYYVKSLSENELKRIKANINLDTLAGKGPDDPRLLTIDGKINHATSIITGIDENKDLEIGIAPLSDHFTFAQAGIASLTIGQIDTSFEIHTPEDNVDNIDKERLKIAADMVVRPLIKEICPDRYNEIIFK; this is encoded by the coding sequence ATGAAGCCCAATCAATCAAAAACTATATGTAAAATCATCATATGCCTTCTTGCAATATCCATAGCAATTACTGCTTGCGATACAGTAAGCCCATCAAATCAAATCGAACAAGCAATGGACAAGCAATCCCTGCAGCAAGAAACTCAATCCCATGATGATAAGGCAAGCTCTTCCGAAATATCTATAATCCCAAGCATAGAAGATATGATGGAAACTATCAATACTCTATGCAAAAGTGCACGACCGGTTGGTTCTTCAGAAGAAAAAAACGCTTGTTGCTTTCTTGAGGAAACTTTAAGCTCATACGGATACGAAGTGCATGTACAAACTTTCCCATACGAAACCGCAACCTTAAGCGCATTTAATCATGATGCCTTTTGGGATATTAACGGAGATAGAAAAGATGGAGACAGCCAAAACTTGATTGCCGTGAAAAAGGCAGATTCAGATTATGAAGACAGCAGCATCATTATCATCAGTGCTCATTATGACAGCTCAGAAAACTCACCCGGTGCAAACGATAATGGTTCAGGTGTTGCTGTTCTCCTTGAAATTGCAAAGCTAATAAAAAACCTGCCCAGCAATAAAGAAATACGCTTTATACTCTTTGGAGGCGAAGAAAATGCGCTTTATGGCTCCCGGTACTATGTAAAAAGTTTGAGTGAAAATGAGTTGAAGCGGATAAAAGCAAATATAAACCTGGATACTCTTGCTGGAAAAGGGCCCGATGATCCTCGTCTATTAACCATCGACGGAAAAATAAACCATGCAACGAGCATAATAACAGGAATTGATGAGAATAAAGACTTGGAAATCGGAATAGCTCCTTTAAGCGACCATTTCACTTTTGCTCAGGCAGGAATTGCTTCACTGACCATAGGCCAGATTGATACAAGCTTTGAAATACACACTCCGGAAGACAATGTCGATAACATAGACAAAGAAAGGCTAAAGATAGCGGCTGATATGGTTGTACGGCCGTTAATAAAAGAAATATGTCCTGATAGATATAACGAAATTATATTTAAGTAA
- a CDS encoding TatD family hydrolase, translating to MLFDTHAHFDDERFDDDRDEVIRKAHESGVSYILNASSDMDSSRKSMALADKYDFIYAAVGVHPHSAGEMKEDDLEILAGYASHPKVVAIGEIGLDYYYDNSPRNVQKYWFARQIRLAREVGLPVVIHDRDAHEDTLAIIKAEGASEVGGVFHCYTGSVEMAKEVLKNNFYIALGGAVTFKNARKLLDVAKFVPEDRLLIETDCPYMTPEPYRGKRNDSGYVRLVAEKIAELRGVTFEEIAQITAQNARRLFKIT from the coding sequence ATGCTGTTTGATACCCATGCACATTTTGACGATGAGAGATTTGATGACGATAGAGATGAAGTGATACGCAAGGCTCATGAAAGTGGCGTTTCATATATATTGAATGCTTCTTCCGATATGGATTCTTCCAGGAAAAGCATGGCACTGGCCGACAAATATGATTTCATTTATGCGGCTGTAGGGGTGCATCCCCACAGTGCCGGGGAAATGAAGGAGGATGACCTGGAAATCCTGGCAGGATATGCTTCCCACCCGAAAGTTGTGGCAATCGGGGAGATAGGGCTTGATTATTATTATGACAATTCCCCCAGAAATGTGCAGAAATACTGGTTTGCCCGACAGATAAGGCTTGCCCGGGAGGTGGGGCTGCCTGTGGTCATCCATGACAGGGATGCCCATGAGGACACCCTGGCCATAATCAAAGCCGAAGGCGCCTCAGAAGTCGGAGGGGTGTTTCACTGCTACACCGGCAGTGTTGAGATGGCAAAGGAAGTGCTTAAAAATAATTTTTATATAGCCCTTGGAGGAGCCGTTACCTTTAAAAATGCCAGGAAGCTTCTGGATGTGGCTAAGTTTGTTCCCGAGGATAGGCTTCTTATAGAGACAGACTGCCCGTATATGACCCCTGAACCATACAGGGGCAAAAGAAATGATTCAGGATATGTCCGGCTGGTCGCGGAAAAAATTGCGGAGTTAAGAGGAGTGACTTTTGAAGAGATAGCACAGATAACAGCGCAGAATGCCAGAAGGCTCTTCAAAATTACATAG
- the zapA gene encoding cell division protein ZapA, giving the protein MSQKNKVEVRIAGYDYTLVGTESDEYIQKIGLYVDKKMNEIMKANSKLSTSMAAILTAINVADDYFKTYEREAKAKDELEQCKEELEKLKQEKQRLISANKALADKSTALQLELAKREAELKEVRNSLDKASMYKVVGER; this is encoded by the coding sequence GTGAGCCAGAAAAACAAGGTAGAAGTCAGGATCGCCGGCTACGACTACACCTTGGTGGGTACCGAGTCGGATGAGTACATCCAGAAAATCGGGCTGTATGTGGATAAAAAAATGAACGAGATAATGAAGGCAAACAGCAAGCTTAGCACCTCGATGGCAGCAATACTTACAGCAATAAATGTTGCAGATGATTATTTCAAGACATATGAAAGAGAAGCCAAGGCGAAGGATGAACTGGAGCAATGCAAAGAAGAACTGGAGAAGCTGAAGCAGGAAAAACAAAGGCTGATTTCGGCCAACAAGGCTCTGGCAGATAAAAGCACAGCACTGCAGCTGGAACTGGCAAAAAGGGAAGCTGAGCTCAAAGAAGTCAGAAATTCGCTGGATAAGGCGAGCATGTATAAGGTTGTCGGGGAGCGGTAG
- a CDS encoding DUF1836 domain-containing protein, which translates to MKDFSKERLLNLANEIIEKDDQVKIATLSDELTISQVVKFFEKQGRSFTKTMIQNYVRVGVLPPPIDKRYYTKNHLIMLTLIDNLKNIYSLDEIKTVLEPIRNNPDIFEDDIIDTSNVYKNYLTMRKEAFNKWKESLPHLIDKVDDLLQENSVKDNDKDKAMAFMIALTIMAETIALKDMTGSIIREYIKQG; encoded by the coding sequence GTGAAAGATTTCAGTAAGGAACGGCTGCTCAATCTTGCGAATGAGATAATAGAAAAGGACGACCAGGTGAAAATTGCCACATTAAGTGATGAACTTACCATATCCCAGGTTGTAAAATTCTTTGAAAAGCAGGGAAGGAGCTTTACCAAGACCATGATTCAAAATTACGTAAGAGTTGGTGTTCTCCCTCCCCCTATTGACAAAAGATATTATACAAAAAACCACCTTATTATGCTGACATTGATCGACAATCTGAAAAACATATACTCTCTGGATGAGATAAAAACCGTTTTAGAGCCGATACGCAACAATCCCGACATCTTTGAAGATGACATAATAGATACTTCCAATGTATATAAGAATTATCTCACCATGAGGAAGGAAGCTTTTAACAAGTGGAAGGAATCCTTGCCACACCTGATAGACAAGGTGGATGACCTGTTGCAGGAGAACAGCGTAAAAGATAATGATAAGGACAAGGCTATGGCCTTCATGATTGCTCTTACCATAATGGCGGAGACTATAGCCCTTAAGGATATGACAGGCTCTATCATCCGGGAATATATAAAGCAAGGGTAA
- a CDS encoding RNA polymerase sigma factor, with protein MSLGGIYILKIKFNNDDAFYESLCTKYFERIYFYCKRLVKGQEQFMDFVEECTQNTFLEARKQISKLRNHPNVEGWLYTTARNLINSSYRSMYIKRKHEVSMDDAFSNCICEPEINLEELFSSAADLDKLSAEILQKLTPSEHDLYVDYFVNKASVSDLSRKYGISATATTTRIYRLKKKIKNIVREYFMDN; from the coding sequence TTGTCATTAGGAGGGATTTATATACTAAAGATAAAGTTTAACAATGATGATGCTTTTTATGAGTCGCTCTGCACCAAATATTTTGAGCGGATATATTTTTACTGTAAAAGGCTGGTCAAGGGACAGGAGCAATTTATGGACTTTGTTGAGGAATGCACCCAGAACACTTTTTTGGAAGCCCGGAAGCAAATCTCAAAATTAAGAAACCACCCCAATGTTGAAGGCTGGCTGTACACTACCGCAAGAAATCTGATCAATAGCTCATACAGAAGCATGTACATAAAAAGAAAGCATGAAGTCAGTATGGATGATGCTTTTTCCAATTGCATATGCGAACCGGAGATAAATTTGGAGGAACTTTTTAGCAGCGCTGCGGATTTGGACAAATTAAGCGCAGAAATACTGCAAAAGCTCACACCCAGCGAACATGATCTGTATGTGGATTACTTTGTAAATAAAGCTTCTGTTTCCGACCTCTCCAGGAAATACGGCATATCGGCCACAGCTACAACGACAAGGATATACCGGTTGAAAAAGAAAATTAAAAACATCGTCCGTGAATATTTTATGGATAACTGA
- a CDS encoding DUF2007 domain-containing protein: protein MKDFHEREKNGWACLTTVSNDIEFNILKGLLETADIPAIKKVEGLDGLAEIITGAPLTGIEVWVPTDRFDEAMQLLQSGAIDEEESKPGVEAEEGTKSDEGNESDQGKPDGADAE from the coding sequence TTGAAAGATTTCCATGAGAGGGAGAAAAACGGTTGGGCTTGCCTTACCACGGTATCCAACGATATAGAATTCAACATATTGAAAGGCTTGCTCGAAACAGCCGATATACCTGCCATAAAAAAAGTGGAAGGCCTCGATGGACTGGCTGAGATCATCACCGGTGCTCCTTTGACAGGAATTGAGGTATGGGTGCCAACTGACAGGTTTGATGAGGCGATGCAGCTTTTGCAGTCCGGTGCAATAGATGAAGAGGAGTCAAAACCCGGAGTGGAAGCCGAAGAAGGTACGAAATCGGACGAAGGTAATGAATCAGACCAAGGAAAACCCGATGGTGCAGATGCGGAATAG
- a CDS encoding flotillin family protein, with translation MNGFAGGIVFIIVAALVAVLFLLISVFVSRYVKVGPDEALIVSGRKKKLANGQVVGFRIVRGGATFVWPIFETAKTISLRIMPLDVNSSAYTSQGVQVTVDGVAQVKIDSSYEMIATAAEQFLSLKDEEIRRIATQTMEGHLRSIVGNLTVEEINQNRDAFAQKVQELAAADLSNMGLKIISFTIREISDKNGYLESLGKAQIARVQRDAIIGQAEAKRDADIKSAEASQAGQTAKYLAETKIAEANRDKEILLADYQADINAKKAEADLSYDRKRFVLEQDVQKEAMQVEIVKKQKEIELQEQETIRKEKELEATVIKPAEAEKIRTETQAEADRVRKSKEAEAESYAIKAEGLAKAEAIRAAGLAEAEIIKAKGEAEAQAMIKKAEAYKMFNNAAMAHMMIEKLPEIAAAIAQPLSKTEKIVMIGDSGASKLTKDVTNILAELPETVKGLTGIDLAGIIKSYASAAGSVTVENPSDN, from the coding sequence ATGAACGGTTTTGCAGGTGGAATAGTATTCATAATTGTTGCAGCTTTAGTTGCAGTCTTGTTTTTGCTGATATCGGTTTTCGTGAGCAGGTATGTAAAAGTCGGACCTGATGAAGCTCTTATAGTTTCAGGCCGCAAAAAGAAGCTTGCCAATGGTCAGGTGGTTGGATTCAGGATAGTACGGGGTGGCGCCACCTTTGTATGGCCTATTTTTGAAACGGCCAAAACAATTTCCCTGAGGATTATGCCCCTGGATGTCAACTCCAGTGCTTACACTTCCCAGGGCGTGCAGGTTACGGTAGATGGTGTTGCTCAGGTCAAGATAGACTCTTCTTATGAGATGATCGCTACGGCAGCAGAGCAGTTCCTCAGCCTCAAGGATGAGGAAATAAGAAGGATAGCTACCCAGACCATGGAAGGCCACCTCCGCTCCATAGTAGGTAACCTTACAGTGGAAGAAATCAACCAGAACAGGGATGCTTTTGCCCAGAAGGTGCAGGAATTGGCTGCAGCAGACCTGTCAAACATGGGCTTGAAGATCATATCCTTTACCATCAGGGAAATATCCGATAAGAATGGATACTTGGAGAGCCTTGGTAAAGCGCAGATTGCAAGAGTTCAGAGGGATGCCATCATAGGCCAGGCAGAAGCGAAGAGGGATGCTGATATAAAGAGCGCCGAGGCTTCTCAGGCCGGGCAGACGGCAAAATATCTCGCAGAGACCAAGATAGCCGAAGCCAACAGGGACAAAGAAATACTGTTAGCCGATTATCAGGCCGATATAAATGCAAAGAAAGCCGAAGCAGATCTGTCCTACGACAGAAAGAGGTTTGTGCTGGAGCAGGATGTACAGAAGGAAGCAATGCAGGTTGAAATAGTAAAGAAACAGAAGGAGATAGAGCTCCAGGAACAGGAAACCATAAGGAAGGAAAAGGAACTGGAGGCTACTGTCATCAAACCTGCCGAGGCTGAAAAAATCAGAACGGAAACCCAGGCTGAAGCAGACCGTGTAAGAAAGTCCAAGGAAGCTGAAGCAGAATCTTACGCCATCAAAGCTGAAGGTCTTGCAAAGGCTGAAGCCATCAGGGCAGCAGGTCTTGCAGAAGCGGAAATCATCAAGGCGAAGGGTGAAGCCGAAGCCCAGGCTATGATTAAGAAGGCGGAAGCATACAAGATGTTCAACAATGCCGCTATGGCTCACATGATGATAGAAAAGCTGCCTGAAATCGCAGCGGCTATTGCTCAGCCTCTGTCCAAGACTGAAAAGATCGTCATGATCGGGGATTCCGGAGCATCTAAGCTTACAAAGGATGTGACCAACATCCTGGCAGAGCTTCCGGAAACAGTTAAAGGGCTTACAGGAATAGATCTGGCAGGAATTATTAAGAGCTATGCAAGTGCAGCAGGAAGCGTAACGGTAGAGAATCCGAGTGATAATTAA
- a CDS encoding 3D domain-containing protein: MIPLEKNIKRYFSLKEFAIVFLSVVLSVLAGTAVFYNLKREVIINDNGKQIMVRTMKTTVSEVLQQNGITIGEYDEISLPLDAKLQKISINEIYIERAVPVNIFVDGKSIQVMTCEDTVEDVLKSSSIELSELDKLDNVSLNDKIEANMDIRIIRVKEELVTEQIPIPFSEIKKENHNMDKGTSRTVREGKDGIREKVYKVVFEDGKEVLRELIEDVVAIAPVNKIIEYGTVLNFKTSRGEVVRYKKVLNMKATAYTASYKDTGKKPGDAGFGITYTGKKVKEGIIAVDPKVIPLGTRVYIEGVGNTPDYGFAVAEDIGSAVKGNVIDLYFDTQEEADRWGRRSVRVYILK; encoded by the coding sequence GTGATACCACTTGAGAAAAATATTAAGAGGTATTTTTCATTGAAAGAATTTGCAATTGTGTTTTTGTCAGTTGTACTTTCAGTTTTGGCCGGGACTGCAGTATTCTACAACCTGAAAAGGGAAGTAATAATTAATGACAACGGAAAGCAAATCATGGTAAGAACGATGAAAACTACCGTAAGTGAGGTTCTACAGCAGAACGGGATTACGATAGGTGAATATGATGAAATCAGTTTACCGCTCGATGCAAAATTACAGAAGATAAGTATTAATGAGATATACATTGAGAGAGCCGTACCGGTTAACATATTTGTTGACGGTAAAAGCATACAGGTAATGACATGCGAAGATACTGTGGAAGATGTTCTGAAGAGCAGTTCCATAGAACTTTCTGAGTTGGACAAACTGGACAATGTCAGCCTGAATGATAAGATAGAAGCAAATATGGATATCCGGATCATAAGGGTTAAGGAAGAACTGGTTACAGAGCAAATACCCATACCCTTTAGTGAAATCAAAAAAGAAAACCACAACATGGATAAAGGCACAAGCAGGACGGTAAGGGAGGGCAAGGACGGCATCCGGGAAAAAGTATATAAAGTGGTTTTTGAAGACGGCAAGGAAGTTTTAAGAGAACTTATCGAAGATGTGGTGGCAATCGCTCCGGTGAACAAAATAATTGAGTACGGAACTGTATTGAACTTTAAAACATCCAGAGGAGAGGTTGTCAGGTATAAAAAGGTGCTCAATATGAAGGCAACCGCTTATACCGCCTCATATAAGGATACCGGAAAAAAACCGGGGGATGCCGGATTTGGAATAACTTACACAGGAAAAAAAGTGAAAGAAGGCATTATTGCCGTAGATCCCAAGGTAATACCTTTAGGTACCAGAGTGTATATAGAAGGCGTAGGAAATACACCGGATTACGGTTTTGCCGTGGCTGAGGATATAGGCAGCGCGGTGAAGGGAAATGTGATCGACCTGTATTTCGACACCCAGGAAGAAGCTGACAGATGGGGACGCAGATCGGTCAGAGTATATATACTGAAATAA